Below is a window of Rattus norvegicus strain BN/NHsdMcwi chromosome 5, GRCr8, whole genome shotgun sequence DNA.
GAATTCCACAGACCCACTCCTGCCAGCAGCCTGGGAAGCCTGTGGGGATGAGAGACTTGCCCACCTCCAAGAATTAAGGAAAGGAGTGGGCTGGATTGGCAGAGTGAACAGACTGGTCCCAGCTGGGGGCTGGCTACCAAGGACTGAAGCCGCCACCATGTAAACAGGCTCTTGGAATAGGATTTCATGAGCCCTAGAGGATGGACATGCAGCCACTTTGCAAAGTGCTTTGATTCTGGACTATAATAAACATGATTCCAgacatgaaacaaaagaaaaacgtATTCTGTTTCCTCCCACCTCTGTGGCCttgaggctggggtggggggtggggcacagCCACCCACTCCCCCAGGTACTTTCTTCAAGAGGAGGCTAAGGCCAAGGGCTGAAGGGCTGCTGGAGGTGAATCCTTTCAGGAAAAGGCATGAAGGGAGGGGTAACTTGGAGGATGGGCAACACCAGGCTTGCATAAACATGGCAGGCTGTGGAGATTAAGGCCGCAGGCATCCTGTCTTAGGTTGTGTCTGCCAGATCCTCTCTTCCTTGGAGCTGCTCGGGTCCCTGAGAGACTGAATCCCTGGGATGGATCAGCAGTGCCAGTTGAGCGATGATGGTCACACCAGTTTCTTCTGTGgatctgtaaggaaaaggacattcAGCAAGCCTCCTAGCTTGGTTCtgacaaaaaacccaaaacccactCCACCCAGCCTTTCCGTATCCCATCACTTCTCTGAAAGGCTAGACACTTTATAGACAGACAGTAACATGGGTGTCTATGCCCCATGTTTATCCTGAGACGGGAGATGTGACAAAACTGGAATATACTCGGGGCAGCTGCCAGAgtgtgtccatctgtccgtctgtccctCTGGGCTCAGATTTCTATCAGTAGTTTGAAGACAGTCCACCAGATAGCTCAAAACCAGAACCTTTTTAAACATCCAAGAACATGCCCGCCTATGGTGGGCCCTCAGAGAACGGACTTTGCACCAGTGCCTACAGTACCTGAACCATGGGGGCCCATCTTCTCTGTAGCAGCCAGCTGCACACCTCCATTCTCTGTCAGCTCCCCCTTAGTCCTGTCCTCAGCGTGAGGGAGCCCATTGGTGGATGGAGCATCAAGAGACTCCGCCCTGGGCAAACTGGGGGAAAGAGGGACTCCCACAGAGGGTTTTCGAGCCACAGGTGGGGGAGCCTTGGAAGGCTTCTTCTGGGTCTGGGAAGGCCGCTGCTCTGAAATGCTCCGAAGTTCAGCCACCAGATTCCGCTGGAGGTCGGCCTGGGCCTCGGGGGACACGGGTCTCTCAAGCTGCAGTTTTTTGGTGCCCTTGGAAAAGATAAAGCTGGCCTTCGAGGCAGGAGACTGTGGGGACCGTGGCTCTGTCTCTGGTGCTCCAGTGGGCAGAGCATTTCCAGGGCTCTCACTGGCAGCCAGGCTGGAGGCCTTGAGTCGGACGGCAGCATGGAGCCCAGAGGAGGCAGCAGGCACTGGGCTGGCCCGGCCAGACAGGGCTCTTCGAAGAGGCTTCTGAGGGGCTGATGAACCTGGAGGAGGATTCGGAGCCCCTGTGGAGGCACCCACAGAGCGAAGCCGGACCATCTGCAGGAGCGAGGGTGTGACCAGAGGTGTGCCAGCATCCTCCCTGGGAGTCCCACTGTTCTTGCAGCTTGCCGAGTCCTTCTGAGGGAGCTTGGCCAGAGGTTCCGACACAGAACTAGCTGGAGGGGGAACTGGGGGAGCTGGAGGAGGGGTCTGGGACAAGCTAGCTGCTGAGGGGATGGCAGCCTCTGAGCTACAGGGCTCCAGGGGACCAAGCTCAGGGCCTGCAGAGAAGAAGACCTCCTCAGGCGGGGGAAAGTCAGCCATCGACAGGTCCTGTTCCTCCGgtgcaggtgggggtgggggtggccagCTCGGATCTGGAAGGATCTCGACAGTTTCTGGAGGAGGTGGGACCTCCTCAAGCACCTCTGGCTTCTTAGTAGGTGGTGGGGGTGGATGataagatgggggtggggagggtgggggtgacTGGTCTTTGGAGGCAATAGGAGATTCCTGGGCTGGAGTCAAGGTTGTCTGAGGCATGGAAGGGGATGCGGGACTGATGTCGGCGGTGGAAACTGGCCCAGGAACCACAGCAGGGGCAGCCAGAGCAGGAGCAGCTTGGTTAGAGCTCTTGGACTTGGAAGGTGGTGGGGAGAAAGGAGCAGGCACCTTAGGATGAGGAGGTATGACGAACCTGTCACTCAAGGGGTTGGACGCCTGTGGGCCAGAGCGGTCTAAAGGAGTAGGGTCTGAAGAAGAGGAACACAGAGATGTGAGGGAAGAGGATACAGAGGCCCCAGGAGATCGAAGGGATGTCACTCGATCTGGTTTGGGGGGCTGAGCCTTGCCTGGGGAAGCAGGGGCAACTGCCagacccttgggagggagagttGGGGTACCACTTTGGCTTGAGTATCCACTTGAAGGCGAAAGTGTCCGTTCTGGGGAACGTGGGGGACGCCTGG
It encodes the following:
- the Nhsl3 gene encoding NHS like 3 isoform 3 (isoform 3 is encoded by transcript variant 3), which encodes MVVFLGRHLPALLEVFKKGSAKAESDNRQGAGPSQGPGSVGDEHQDNVFFPSGRPPHLEELHTQAQEGLRSLQQQERQKLSKGGWDHGDTQSIQSSRMGPDEDTISFCSQKSYMTESSTAEDALSIRSEMIQRRGSTFRPHDSFPKSGRSGRRRRERRSTVLGLPQHVQKELGLRNNREAPGTPQPPGSRDAVRIPTVDGRPAGLALGTGVRVSLQALEAEAEAGTDTEAIIQRHIDRVYRDDTLVGRSTGARPPPLTRPVSLAVPGLTGGAGSPEPLSPAMSISPQATYLSKLIPHAVLPPTVDVVALGRSSLRTLSRCSLLSASPASVRSLGRFSSASSPRPRSRNASSSSDNWSHSQSSETIVSDGSTLSSKGGSEGQPEGSVASNSVVPPPPGGSGRGSPSGGSTAEVSDTASIRSSGQLSGRSVSLRKMKRPPPPPRRTYSLHQRGSAVPDGPLGLPPKPERKQQPQLPRPPTTGGSSGVGAVSCPPSSGGTWGSGLSPGGSRRPPRSPERTLSPSSGYSSQSGTPTLPPKGLAVAPASPGKAQPPKPDRVTSLRSPGASVSSSLTSLCSSSSDPTPLDRSGPQASNPLSDRFVIPPHPKVPAPFSPPPSKSKSSNQAAPALAAPAVVPGPVSTADISPASPSMPQTTLTPAQESPIASKDQSPPPSPPPSYHPPPPPTKKPEVLEEVPPPPETVEILPDPSWPPPPPPAPEEQDLSMADFPPPEEVFFSAGPELGPLEPCSSEAAIPSAASLSQTPPPAPPVPPPASSVSEPLAKLPQKDSASCKNSGTPREDAGTPLVTPSLLQMVRLRSVGASTGAPNPPPGSSAPQKPLRRALSGRASPVPAASSGLHAAVRLKASSLAASESPGNALPTGAPETEPRSPQSPASKASFIFSKGTKKLQLERPVSPEAQADLQRNLVAELRSISEQRPSQTQKKPSKAPPPVARKPSVGVPLSPSLPRAESLDAPSTNGLPHAEDRTKGELTENGGVQLAATEKMGPHGSDPQKKLV